The DNA window ACGACGCTGGTGCGGGCGCTGCTAAGGTTGCTCCGACCGCAAAGTGGGCAAATCGTTTGGCATCAACCGGTGCGCATCGGCTATGTTCCTCAACGGGAAGCGTTAGACGATTTGTTGCCGTTGACTGCGTTGGACATCGTGCTGATGGGGCGCATCCGTAAAGGTGGTTTCCTGCATCGTTTTACCGTCACTGACCGCCAAAAAGCCCTGCAAGTGATGGAACAAGTCGGCATCGCTGCGTTAGCCCCACTGCCTTACCGCGACCTTTCCGGTGGCCAAAAGCAGCGGGTGCTGATTGCCCGTGCTTTAGCGACCGAACCTGATGTCTTGCTCTTGGACGAACCGACTAACGGGCTGGACCTACCGACAGAACACGCCATCATGGCGCTGTTGCGCCGCATCCACGCGGAACGAGGTGTCACGGTCGTGTTAGTGACGCACCTACTGAGTTTAGCGGCGAACGCAGCGACCCATTTGGCGTTGTTCCGCGAGGGGCAGGTCATCGCAGGTCCTGCCCCTGAACTGCTCACCGAGCGGCGGCTGAGCGCCACCTACCAAGCGCCCATCGTCGTCCACGAGGTCAACGGTTACCGCATCGTGTTGATGGGGGCGGGACAACAGTGATGGAACTG is part of the bacterium HR17 genome and encodes:
- the znuC gene encoding Zinc import ATP-binding protein ZnuC; translation: MGKALVSLQSVTLGYGRKVVLREVTMRLGQGEFWGFVGPNGSGKTTLVRALLRLLRPQSGQIVWHQPVRIGYVPQREALDDLLPLTALDIVLMGRIRKGGFLHRFTVTDRQKALQVMEQVGIAALAPLPYRDLSGGQKQRVLIARALATEPDVLLLDEPTNGLDLPTEHAIMALLRRIHAERGVTVVLVTHLLSLAANAATHLALFREGQVIAGPAPELLTERRLSATYQAPIVVHEVNGYRIVLMGAGQQ